A genomic stretch from Campylobacter lari subsp. concheus includes:
- the mnmC gene encoding bifunctional tRNA (5-methylaminomethyl-2-thiouridine)(34)-methyltransferase MnmD/FAD-dependent 5-carboxymethylaminomethyl-2-thiouridine(34) oxidoreductase MnmC, which produces MKKANIIIKNNAPFSLDFDDYYFNSSDGLSESEFIYTNAFEFQTKQTIIAELGFGIGLNFFLTLKRFTKEKKENQRLFYLSFENFYIEKETLREIYKNLGFYEEFKELLEQFLKFYPPCKDGVYRFYFQDCFLDLVFGDAKEKLQNLDFKADIWYLDGFAPAKNQEMFDEDIINKVAKNSKINAKILTFSSASILKKALTKNNFQVQKIKGFRKREMIQAIFNGLEFEDKFAYFNTPCLKKEIQKIAIIGAGIAGASIAYELSLRNVQVDVFEKENSLGKGASGNINGILGSLILKPDVLLGEFSQYAFLEASRFYRQILDLIPQGVYEFAHNELMQERFDSQKDNVLFEIIHNQAFLKDGACIKPQELVKTLLQKSKAKVFFEHEFKDYSYENEKFSLQFNNQKPLKDYDVLIYAQGADIKNFLEYKYMKLSSVRGQCTHLKPFLKNSHALSSKGYICPINEELNLQLIGASYDRLNQDTTLLKNDDLQNIENIKEFLQGEKLEIMGGKVGFRSYSSDRFAIIGQAYNENFYMQNYKALLWHKNKSQVALNDFIPLYFSIAHGSRAFASAIIGARILSALIFDEPKIEKDFLHATHPARFLIRMLKKGKIL; this is translated from the coding sequence ATGAAAAAAGCAAATATTATCATTAAAAACAATGCGCCTTTTTCTTTAGATTTTGATGATTATTATTTTAATTCTAGCGATGGTTTAAGTGAGAGTGAATTTATCTATACTAATGCTTTTGAATTTCAAACAAAACAAACTATCATTGCAGAGCTTGGTTTTGGTATAGGTTTAAATTTTTTTCTTACTTTAAAGCGTTTTACAAAAGAAAAAAAAGAAAATCAAAGACTATTTTATCTTAGTTTTGAAAATTTTTATATAGAAAAAGAAACATTAAGAGAAATTTATAAAAATCTTGGTTTTTATGAGGAATTTAAAGAGCTTTTAGAGCAGTTTTTAAAATTTTATCCCCCATGTAAAGATGGAGTTTATAGATTTTATTTTCAAGATTGTTTTTTAGATTTGGTATTTGGTGATGCTAAAGAAAAGTTGCAAAATTTAGATTTCAAAGCTGATATTTGGTATTTAGATGGTTTTGCTCCTGCTAAAAATCAAGAGATGTTTGATGAGGATATTATAAACAAAGTTGCTAAAAATTCAAAAATAAATGCCAAGATTTTGACCTTTTCTTCTGCAAGCATTTTAAAAAAAGCTTTAACTAAAAATAATTTTCAAGTACAAAAGATCAAAGGCTTTAGAAAAAGAGAAATGATACAAGCTATTTTTAATGGCCTTGAGTTTGAAGATAAATTTGCTTATTTTAATACCCCGTGTTTAAAAAAAGAAATACAAAAAATAGCCATCATCGGAGCAGGTATAGCTGGAGCTAGTATAGCTTATGAGCTTTCTTTAAGAAATGTTCAAGTAGATGTTTTTGAAAAAGAAAATTCATTAGGAAAAGGTGCTTCTGGAAATATCAATGGAATTTTAGGTTCTTTGATTTTAAAACCTGATGTTTTATTGGGTGAGTTTTCACAATATGCTTTTTTAGAGGCTAGTAGATTTTATAGGCAAATTTTAGATTTAATTCCTCAAGGGGTTTATGAATTTGCTCATAATGAACTTATGCAAGAGCGTTTTGATAGTCAAAAAGATAATGTTTTATTTGAAATTATTCACAATCAAGCTTTTTTAAAAGATGGAGCATGTATAAAGCCTCAAGAGCTTGTGAAAACACTTTTACAAAAAAGCAAGGCTAAGGTATTTTTTGAGCATGAATTTAAAGATTATTCTTATGAAAATGAAAAGTTTTCTTTGCAATTTAATAATCAAAAACCATTAAAAGATTATGATGTGTTAATTTATGCTCAAGGCGCTGATATTAAGAATTTTTTAGAGTATAAATATATGAAATTAAGCAGTGTCAGGGGGCAATGTACTCATTTAAAACCATTTTTAAAAAATTCTCATGCTTTATCTTCAAAAGGCTATATTTGTCCTATCAATGAAGAATTAAATTTACAACTTATTGGTGCAAGTTATGATAGGCTTAATCAAGATACAACGCTTTTAAAAAATGATGATTTGCAAAATATTGAAAATATAAAAGAATTTTTGCAAGGTGAAAAATTAGAGATAATGGGCGGAAAAGTAGGATTTAGATCATATTCGAGTGATAGATTTGCCATAATAGGTCAAGCTTATAATGAAAATTTTTATATGCAAAATTATAAGGCACTTTTATGGCATAAAAATAAAAGTCAAGTAGCACTAAATGATTTTATTCCTTTGTATTTTTCCATCGCTCATGGATCTAGGGCTTTTGCTAGTGCTATTATTGGAGCTAGAATACTTAGCGCATTAATCTTTGATGAGCCAAAAATAGAAAAAGATTTTTTACATGCCACTCATCCTGCAAGATTTTTAATTAGAATGTTAAAAAAGGGAAAAATTTTATAA
- a CDS encoding inverse autotransporter beta domain-containing protein gives MKKYIFLGCICINTFALNLEESLGEGEANISKYQKSNTVSKQVFFQKPQEYQTQSTDLSSFASNSLGQVLNLSSKDKTEANLDYDALNVNIKNINSILDYENATLLLEKQARIGQLEQAYSLGLINRYEFDEFNVGFNYFNDQYKETYEKNSFGAEFQFSHYFKAYANHYNIKENDSEDSTELGLMFDLPYLNVLNVNSNIKELQNQYNITYSPISILDLSLNYQDEKTSAKDQTAMWVRFRLNYEQSLSKQFYNSFYRKNNIGEFNRYDFATRTY, from the coding sequence GTGAAAAAATATATTTTTTTAGGCTGTATATGTATAAATACATTTGCTTTAAATTTAGAAGAAAGCTTAGGTGAGGGTGAGGCTAATATTAGCAAATATCAAAAGTCAAACACTGTTTCTAAGCAAGTATTTTTTCAAAAACCACAAGAGTACCAAACTCAAAGTACAGATCTTAGTTCTTTTGCTAGTAATTCTTTAGGTCAAGTTTTAAATTTAAGCTCTAAAGATAAAACAGAGGCTAATTTAGATTATGATGCTTTAAATGTAAATATAAAAAATATTAATTCAATACTAGATTATGAAAATGCTACTTTACTTTTAGAAAAACAAGCAAGAATAGGGCAATTAGAACAAGCTTATTCTTTGGGACTTATTAATCGCTATGAATTTGATGAGTTTAATGTAGGTTTTAACTATTTTAATGATCAGTATAAAGAAACTTATGAAAAAAATAGTTTTGGTGCTGAATTTCAATTTAGTCATTATTTTAAAGCATATGCTAATCATTACAATATAAAAGAAAATGATAGCGAAGATAGTACAGAGCTTGGTTTGATGTTTGATTTGCCTTATTTGAATGTTTTAAATGTAAATTCTAATATAAAAGAATTACAAAATCAATACAACATTACTTATTCTCCAATTTCTATTTTAGATTTATCACTTAATTATCAAGATGAAAAAACTAGTGCTAAAGATCAAACGGCAATGTGGGTAAGATTTAGATTAAATTATGAGCAAAGTTTAAGTAAGCAATTTTATAATAGTTTTTACCGTAAAAACAATATAGGCGAATTTAACCGTTATGATTTTGCTACTAGGACTTATTAA
- the rseP gene encoding RIP metalloprotease RseP → MKSYLFLFIILAIGFKFYSFSFLITLLVISFLIFFHELGHFLAAKHMKVDVEIFSIGFGRAVFKKTYKNTEYRLSALPFGGYVKLKGQDDLNPSEKNYEPNSYNTLSPLARIYILFAGPFFNFFLAFLLYIVIGFLGVQKLAPIIGNIAPNSAAQKANLQIGDKILAIDGVKIQSFEEIGKLVHIKPTLLSIERDGKLINITLTPQIDQGYNEFYQKVQKPLIGIAPKGEFVTIYHPGFSSLKYAYEESIEASLLIFKGLAKIISGELDAKNMGGIITMVDITSKAANTSIVVLFLITALISINLGVLNLLPIPALDGGHILFNLYELIFKKEVPKICFEYLSYFGMALLLSLMVFVTYNDITRFMSN, encoded by the coding sequence ATCATATTTATTTTTATTTATTATCTTAGCTATTGGCTTTAAGTTTTATTCTTTTAGCTTTTTAATAACACTTTTGGTTATATCTTTTTTAATTTTTTTTCACGAGTTAGGACATTTTTTAGCCGCAAAACATATGAAAGTCGATGTAGAAATTTTTAGTATAGGCTTTGGAAGAGCTGTTTTTAAAAAAACTTATAAAAACACAGAATACCGCTTATCTGCACTACCTTTTGGTGGTTATGTTAAACTTAAAGGACAAGATGATTTAAATCCTAGTGAAAAAAATTACGAACCAAATAGCTATAATACTCTAAGTCCTCTAGCTAGAATTTACATACTTTTTGCAGGACCGTTTTTTAATTTCTTTTTAGCATTTTTGCTTTATATAGTCATAGGTTTTTTAGGTGTGCAAAAACTTGCACCTATTATTGGCAATATAGCACCAAACTCAGCTGCACAAAAAGCAAATTTACAAATTGGAGATAAAATCCTAGCTATAGACGGAGTTAAAATTCAAAGCTTTGAAGAAATCGGCAAACTTGTACACATAAAACCAACCTTACTTAGTATAGAACGCGATGGCAAACTCATCAACATCACCCTAACCCCGCAAATTGATCAAGGTTACAATGAGTTTTATCAAAAAGTTCAAAAACCACTAATTGGCATAGCACCTAAGGGTGAGTTTGTTACTATTTATCATCCAGGATTTAGTAGTTTAAAATATGCTTATGAAGAAAGTATAGAAGCCTCTTTACTTATTTTTAAAGGTCTTGCTAAAATCATCAGCGGGGAATTAGATGCTAAAAATATGGGTGGAATTATCACTATGGTAGATATAACTTCCAAAGCAGCAAATACTAGTATAGTGGTTTTATTTTTAATCACCGCTTTAATTTCTATCAACCTTGGAGTATTAAATTTACTTCCCATTCCAGCGCTAGATGGAGGGCATATACTTTTTAACCTTTATGAGTTAATCTTTAAAAAAGAAGTACCAAAGATATGTTTTGAATATCTTAGTTATTTTGGCATGGCTTTGCTTTTAAGTTTAATGGTGTTTGTAACTTATAATGATATTACCCGTTTTATGAGTAATTAA